A genomic region of Lytechinus pictus isolate F3 Inbred chromosome 2, Lp3.0, whole genome shotgun sequence contains the following coding sequences:
- the LOC129254179 gene encoding uncharacterized protein KIAA0513-like, with product MMDSTCLSERLEMNGEKGPVTEEIEQECKEFIENLVDRIFNNSSTIVQEDNAKFGIYSRTPEGRALFAKLVDSQRVNTKRVSEQTFYRLVQFFALCLFECNEADDFRPAKCLMNMSFTFFHYSEEVEDSTQDVITPNSDEAIDSINGGNNNAQGSPSNPKPPKVKSFLYTHLKEQPIWKCQRFWNASFFESVHHERTQQSPDGRRGHWRHMSSEEQELAEIMEENITFGQLATFLHNMMALGLSEEFTTRFLDKMGVIGNITRDQYEMLSANITSHFKAGKEPRRWSVSNLGTPIRQRLSSLMKLPSLH from the exons ATGATGGATTCTACCTGTCTGTCGGAGAGATTAGAGATGAATGGTGAGAAGGGACCTGTCACAGAAGAAATTGAGCAGGAATGTAAGGAGTTTATTGAGAATCTAGTGGATAGGATATTCAATAATAG TTCAACTATTGTGCAAGAGGACAATGCCAAGTTCGGAATATATTCGAGA ACACCAGAAGGAAGAGCATTATTTGCCAAACTGGTTGATTCACAACGGGTCAATACTAAACGGGTCTCTGAACAAACATTTTATCGACTTGTCCAATTTTTTGCACTGTGCCTGTTTGA GTGTAATGAAGCTGATGATTTCCGCCCTGCCAAATGTCTCATGAATATGAGCTTCACGTTCTTCCATTATTCAGAAG AAGTGGAGGATAGTACTCAGGATGTTATTACACCAAATTCTGATGAAGCGATCGATTCGATAAATGGTGGCAACAATAATGCACAAG GGTCGCCTTCAAATCCAAAGCCTCCAAAAGTAAAGAGCTTCCTTTATACTCATCTCAAAGAACAACCAATTTG GAAATGCCAAAGATTCTGGAATGCATCCTTCTTTGAGTCAGTACATCATGAGAGAACACAACAGTCGCCTGATGGAAGAAG AGGTCACTGGAGGCATATGAGTTCTGAGGAACAGGAGCTGGCAGAAATCATGGAAGAGAACATCACGTTTGGTCAGCTAGCGACCTTCTTGCACAACATGATGGCTCTAGGTCTGTCAGAAGAGTTCACAACAAGGTTCCTAGACAAGATGGGTGTGATTGGAAACATTACTCGAG aTCAGTACGAGATGCTGTCGGCCAACATCACATCGCACTTCAAAGCCGGCAAGGAGCCCAGACGATGGTCTGTGAGCAACCTAGGTACACCTATCAGACAGAGACTAAGCAGTCTTATGAAGCTACCTAGCTTACACTGA